The following nucleotide sequence is from Metamycoplasma phocicerebrale.
CGGGGTATATTGCAAAAATAACTACAGTATATATAGGTATTTCTATTAAACTTTTAAAAACTATTGGAATCATAAAAAAGAAATAATATTTTTGGTAAGTTCAAGTTCCGCTTCTAAATCTATTATGGTAATTTATATACGCAAAAGGACCTCAAAACCATCTCGTAATAATTAAAATTCCAAAAACTGTCAACAAAATTGAAAATAATATTTGTGCCGAAAATTTTGATTTTAAACTTCTTGTTTTTTTATAAATAATAACAAATACTAAGGCACTTAGTCATATTGAACCAATTCCTAAAGATCCTATTGCTATAATCGCTTGTAAACTAAAATTTTTATTTCTTTTTATTGAAGTTTCTCTAATGGGTATAGAATCATATTTTGTTGCTAATATGACAATAAAAATAATTGTTAATAGACTTAAAAAAATAAAACCAAAAATTCAAGTATTTTTTTCATTTTTAGTTAAACCTAAAAATAAAAATCCAGATAAAAATGCTATGAGAACTGGAATAATTGCATATTCGGGCATTCAAGTACTTATACCAAAAATAACTTGATTAATAGTATCACATAAAATTCCTAAAAAAGCGCCCTTTCATGGGCCCAAAGCTAATCCAAAAATTATAAACAAAGCATAAGTTATGCTAATATTGAAAGCTCCTACAAAAACATATCTTTCAATAACAGAAGCAATAATATATAAAGCAAGCAACAAACCAAAAAGCGATATTTCAAATATTGAAAAACGATAAGATTTAGTTTTTATATTTCTTTTCATTCTTTGAAAAAAAGTTATTATCATAATACCCCCCTTTTTTAAAAAATAATATAAAAATTATAACAAAATTATTTCTATATATTATATGCAAAAAAAGAACAGCTAAGCTGTTCTAAAAAATTATTGAAAATCTTGTTTTGTGATTATATATACACTTGTAAAAGTGAATATTAATGTAATTAATGAGTATACAATTAAATTAACTGTTCTGTTCATATATTTTTCTTTTGTTAATTTTGCTAAATGATGATTTTTAGTTTGATATAATGAATAAATTTTATTTAATATTTTGTCATCTTTTGATGTGATAATAAATTCGTCAATTTTACTATTAAAATGATGTTTTTTAGCTGATACTTTATATATTCTTGAAATGCTTTCAATAGTATAATCATCAAACAAAATACCAGAAATAGGAGATTCTAATTTGTAATATGTTGATAAAAGATTTTTAACCAATAATTTATATTTTGAATCAATTTTAAAATTTTCATCATAATTGTTTTCTAATAAATTATCAAACAAAACAGAAAATATAGCTGTATAATTCAATTCTTTGTTTTCATAAACATTTTTTAAATATGTATTTAAACTTTTTGTTTTAGATTCATAACTATCAAAAAAAGTTTTAAATATAGGTAAAAACGATTTTAATGTAAGTTTATTTTCTTCTTTTTTATTTGCTGCTTTTTTTATTGCAATTAATGATTGGCTCAAATCTGGGTCCGGTGTTGCAAGTGCTGAGGTATAGTTTTCAATTGTGGCAGCAATATATAACAGGTTTTCTTTGTTTATATTTAATTCTATAAGATTTAAAGCCACACTAGGTATTTGAGAAAATAACTCTTTTAAAAAATTATATAATAGATTGTATCCTGCGTTTCTTAAACTATCTAGATCTTTTAAAGAAGAAATAAGTTTTTCTTTAAAGGCTATATCTTTTGTTAACTCAGTATTAGCTTTAAATAAATTGTCTTCTTTGATAGGTTTGTAATAATAATTTTTTGCTTCAAAGTTTTCCCTTAAATTATCTATAAAGGAAGATGTTCCAAATGTCGCTTCGTCTTCTGCACTTTTTATAAGCACTCTGTTTTGATAATTTAAATCCAAAAATTTAGTAACATGAAAAGGGTTGGTTTCATTGGTAAAAAAACCTACTTCTGATAAATTGTTCTTAAAGTTTTTAGATTCTATTGTTTTATAATTATTTATTTCATTTCCCAAGTTTTTAAAAGATTTAAAAACTTCAGAATTCTTATCTATTTTAAATTTATCATTACCTAATTTTGATTTTTCTATTTCTTTGTTAGCATTAGAGATAATAAACTTTATATTATCTAAATATCTACTATTTAATTTTCTGTATTCTTGTTTTTGTGTAAAAGACCCAAAAACAGATGTTATCGGTATTGCAATACCGATAAAAACAGTTGAAGCTATAGATGCCGATAAAGAAGCTTTTGTTGTAATTAATAATGTTATTGAACTAAACAACATTGATAATAATAAAAGTATTCCAAACAATTTGCTAGCGTCTATTCAAACGTTATCAGTTAAAGTTTTTTTGTTAATAATACTTAATTGTTCTTTAAAATTCTTACCCAAATCAAAAGCATATATGAAAATTACGTAACTTCCAACAACTATTAATAAATGAACAATAATCATTGTTATTAAAGCAAATCATTTACTTAAAATAATTTTTGTTCTTGAAATAGGCTTTGAAATTATTGTTAAAAAACTACCATTTTCTATTTCGTCCTTACACATTGTTGCAGCCTTTAAACCCGAATATATTGTAACAAATGTTG
It contains:
- a CDS encoding ECF transporter S component, which gives rise to MIITFFQRMKRNIKTKSYRFSIFEISLFGLLLALYIIASVIERYVFVGAFNISITYALFIIFGLALGPWKGAFLGILCDTINQVIFGISTWMPEYAIIPVLIAFLSGFLFLGLTKNEKNTWIFGFIFLSLLTIIFIVILATKYDSIPIRETSIKRNKNFSLQAIIAIGSLGIGSIWLSALVFVIIYKKTRSLKSKFSAQILFSILLTVFGILIITRWFWGPFAYINYHNRFRSGTWTYQKYYFFFMIPIVFKSLIEIPIYTVVIFAIYPAIVMLRQKIAFSSKRTHTYL
- a CDS encoding ABC transporter permease, which codes for MTVIYRDQMLKYLKSISTWVISGIGILIVAMLTALVPSLAIKVGTPNAEIKYLSIVSVVPVVMLSYLTTFVTIYSGLKAATMCKDEIENGSFLTIISKPISRTKIILSKWFALITMIIVHLLIVVGSYVIFIYAFDLGKNFKEQLSIINKKTLTDNVWIDASKLFGILLLLSMLFSSITLLITTKASLSASIASTVFIGIAIPITSVFGSFTQKQEYRKLNSRYLDNIKFIISNANKEIEKSKLGNDKFKIDKNSEVFKSFKNLGNEINNYKTIESKNFKNNLSEVGFFTNETNPFHVTKFLDLNYQNRVLIKSAEDEATFGTSSFIDNLRENFEAKNYYYKPIKEDNLFKANTELTKDIAFKEKLISSLKDLDSLRNAGYNLLYNFLKELFSQIPSVALNLIELNINKENLLYIAATIENYTSALATPDPDLSQSLIAIKKAANKKEENKLTLKSFLPIFKTFFDSYESKTKSLNTYLKNVYENKELNYTAIFSVLFDNLLENNYDENFKIDSKYKLLVKNLLSTYYKLESPISGILFDDYTIESISRIYKVSAKKHHFNSKIDEFIITSKDDKILNKIYSLYQTKNHHLAKLTKEKYMNRTVNLIVYSLITLIFTFTSVYIITKQDFQ